From a single Parambassis ranga chromosome 2, fParRan2.1, whole genome shotgun sequence genomic region:
- the ube2ql1 gene encoding ubiquitin-conjugating enzyme E2Q-like protein 1, with protein MATLLRKIGLIRLHDRDTEDPKHHQGSLKGTKGNQKNNANKHCQTANETNILSTPEIKARKLDQHGKDKPTGKDKQGKDAKEKQQTGGGGSKATSASSIPPPHRQHCTQVRTRRLMKELQEIRRLGDNFITVELVEDNLFDWNVKLHQVDKDSALWQDMKETSTEFILLNVTFPDNFPFSPPFMRVLTPRLENGYVLDGGAICMELLTPRGWSSAYTVEAVMRQFAASLVKGQGRICRKPGKSKKAFSRKEAEATFKSLVKTHEKYGWVSPPVSDG; from the exons ATGGCCACTCTACTGCGGAAGATCGGTCTGATCCGTCTGCACGACCGAGATACCGAGGATCCAAAGCACCATCAGGGCTCGTTAAAAGGGACCAAAGGGAACCAGAAAAATAACGCCAACAAACACTGTCAGACCGCCAACGAAACTAACATCCTGAGCACTCCAGAGATTAAGGCGAGGAAGCTGGACCAGCACGGCAAGGACAAGCCGACCGGCAAGGATAAGCAGGGCAAGGATGCAAAGGAGAAGCAGCAGACTGGAGGAGGCGGGAGTAAAGCGACCAGTGCCTCCTCCATACCACCGCCTCACCGACAACACTGCACCCAGGTCCGGACGAGAAGGTTGATGAAGGAGCTACAGGAGATCAGGAGGTTAGGGGACAACTTCATCAcggtggagctggtggaggaCAACCTGTTTGACTGGAACGTCAAACTGCACCAGGTAGACAAGGACTCTGCGCTGTGGCAGGACATGAAGGAGACCAGCACCGAGTTCATACTCCTCAACGTCACCTTTCCCGACAATTTCCCATTCTCTCCGCCATTCATGCGGGTCCTGACGCCCCGCCTGGAGAACGGCTACGTACTGGATGGTGGGGCCATATGCATGGAGCTGTTGACCCCCCGCGGATGGTCCAGCGCCTACACGGTGGAGGCGGTCATGAGGCAGTTCGCTGCCAGCCTCGTAAAAGGACAG GGCCGTATCTGTAGGAAACCAGGGAAGTCCAAGAAAGCTTTTAGTCGTAAAGAAGCCGAGGCCACCTTCAAGTCCCTGGTGAAGACCCACGAGAAGTATGGCTGGGTGTCCCCGCCCGTGTCCGACGGCTGA
- the med10 gene encoding mediator of RNA polymerase II transcription subunit 10 produces the protein MAERFDNLEEHLEKFIENIRQLGIIVSDFQPSSQAGLNQKLNFMISGLQDIEKCRQQLHEINVPLEVFEYIDQGRNPQLYTKECLERALARNEQVKGKIDTMTKFKSLLISELGKVFPEEMAKYKAIHGEDAPSL, from the exons ATGGCTGAAAGATTTGATAACCTCGAAGAGCATTTGGAAAAATTTATCGAGAATATTCGACAGTTGGGAATCATCGTCAGTGACTTCCAGCCTAGCAGCCAGGCAGGACTCAACCAAAAACT TAATTTCATGATATCTGGTTTACAAGACATTGAGAAGTGCCGTCAACAGCTGCATGAGATCAACGTACCCCTGGAGGTTTTCGA atACATTGACCAAGGTCGAAATCCTCAGCTGTACACAAAGGAATGCCTGGAGAGAGCCCTGGCAAGGAACGAGCAGGTCAAAGGAAAGATAGACACCATGACG AAATTCAAGAGCCTTTTAATTTCCGAACTTGGCAAAGTTTTTCCAGAGGAGATGGCCAAGTATAAGGCTATACATGGAGAAGATGCACCCTCCTTGTGA